GGATAAATACAAGCAGATTTTTTGCAATCGTCTTCAAATAACTTTTCATAtagggtctaccttcaaaatttttttatacctttTACCACTTTcgagataaaaaaaaaggatgacaatggattacgcgcgaaaataTACCAAGTATAGTATTTCAAGAAccattgaaaatataaaaatgttttcaacGTAGGGTATACCTTAATTTACGAAAAAAGCCCAGCGCATCTGCTTTCATGTTTCTGTGACTTCATTTACTTGAGTTATCGATagattcttaaaactttttttaacaaatttcttatcatatcttcatttttagaagtcctaTGAAGATATGAATAGGTTTATtgaatttctcgtaaaaaattgatctagaatagagtatttatttttaaaatttacaatattatcatagaaatcaaaatttacaaaaaaatattccccaatttcgccctcatctttgaatccttataactcctgaagtttcaattttcgaatattgttgattatattcaaaattcatcccatttcaagggctatcgaatgaatatAGTAGCATATTCAATTTCCGAAAAAAAGTTGCTTTTCTTTGTTCACATTTTTAGAGGTAAAATCggaaatctagaaaattttcagccaatttttatatctctgaaaataataatgctatagctatgaaaataaatattctaaacttacttttgaatagaaatccAATAAAGCTAGTtccatcttcataggataagtatttgctgagataccggaaagtcgggaacaatgaatattttagaaaaatttccgcctttggTCATATCTTGCTTCAAAATCAAGATAAATACAACCAGATTTCGGCAATCGTCTTCAAATAAGTTTTCATAtagggtctaccttcaaaatatttttatacctttaaccacttttgagatataaaaaaatggtgacaatagattacgcgcgaaaaagtaccaGGCATTGTATTTCAGAAACGGttgaaaatttgaaaatctTTTCAACGTAGGGTATGCCTTAAATTACGAAAGAAGGCCAGCGCATCTGATTTCATGAATCTGTGACTTCAttaacttgagttatcactgaattcttaaaacttttttctaaacatatttcttatcatatcttcatttttagaagtcctataaaaatgcaaataggcttaatgaatttgtcgtaaaaatttaatttagaaacaactgtttctttttaaaatatctcatTGTATCATGGAAGTtgaaatttacaaaaaaatattccacaaTTTTGCCCTCATctttgaatccttataactcctgaagtttcaattttcgaatattgttgattatattcaaaattcatcttATTTCAAGagctatcgaatgactataGTAGCATATTCatattccaaaaaaagttgtctttctttgttaacatttttaGAGATAAAGTCggaaatttataatattttcagccaatttctgaatctctaaaaataataatgttatagctatgaaaatttatattttagacctacttttgaatagaaattGAATGAAACCAGTCCCATCTTTATAAGACAATTATTTCttgagatactgaaaagtcggaaacaatgaatattttagaaaaatttccgtttttggtcatatctcgcttcaaaatCAGGATAAATACAAGCAGATTTCTGCAATCGTTTTCAAATGAGTTTTCAAatggggtctaccttcaaaatatttttatatctttaaccactttcgagatataaaaaaaggatGACAAtagattacgcgcgaaaaagtaccaagcatagtatttcaagaaccattgaaaatataaaaatgttttcaacGTAGGGTATACCTTAATTTACGAAAGAAACCCAGCGCATCAAATTTTATGGACCTGTGACCTCATAaacttgagttatcactaaattcttaaaactttttttaaaatatatttattatcataactttatttttagaagtcctataaagatgaaaataggcttaatgaatttctcgtaaaaaaatgatctagaataaagtatttatttttaaaatttacaatattatcataaaaatcaagatttaaaaaaaatattccacaaTTTCGCCCCTTAactttgaatccttataactcctgaagtttcaattttcaaatattgttgattatattcaaaattcatctcatttcaagggctatcaaATGACTATAGTGgcatattcaaattccataaaaagttgtttttttttaatttcattacaaaaataattttaaatttattatttttctttatttatttgttgtttcaatataaaaatttttattaatatcaacattgtagatttaaaagaaattatacatatgtataatacacaaatattaaaaaaaaaagtttcttgTACGTCAATGACTCTAATATTAAGCCaattatagtaataaaaaataatatacaaagCATGTTTTATGGTTTATTCTTCCTGTCTACaaagtatataatattttgtaacaTTTAAGTCTACAATATAAGCAATAattagagaaaaaaaaaatagataaatatgtaaaaaaaaaatttattttacaaaaatttttattaattattattaaaatgataagaaataataattatttgattatgaaatataaaaaaaaataaaaagaaataaaactttaactaattacaaaaataatcttaAGTTAAATTCTagcatataaaaaatattataattttcatttttattcttaaaatataatttgattgataaatatattactatttCATTTACTTTAGATCCAATTTCAAATGACtaagatataatatattaagatgtataattcattatttgtaaataaaaaaaaagtttatctattgaaaataaatttttaaatttaattatataataaataagataTCAAAAATGactatttaaatatcttttttttataatttcctgaattttcatattttaaaaatgaaatttaatcTATGACgcaattttaacattttttaacaattttttatttattattttcaataaaatattattatagatatggttaacaattttaaataaaaaataattataaatatatttcctTATATCTTGGTGATACTCGATTATCACTGTTTTTAGATGGAACTTTGACAATACCTTGACTTGTATAAATAACAATTGATGTATTtgacttattttttttaataatataaataattttttttaaaattaaatgtactTCTTTTCGATTTTTACGTGACATTgcaataaaaagaaaagcaTTAATAACTGGAACAAAAACTAAAAGatgaattatataattaacattTGTTGATAAAATGTCTTCTTTTTGTATAAGCATAAAAGTAATAAGTCCTAAAATTGGAATGCCAGTAAGAAATATTGGAGTAAATGCTTGTAAAATCAAAATGATCATAAATTCtttattcaatttttgtgtttgttttgaaattaaatttttatatttattaatatataatttgtattttatagaaatatatattattattgtatagttaattataaaatataatggtacaataataaaagatactattatttttgaatctgcctatataaaaaaaaataataatttaaagtttttaaatatataaaactcACACTACTACAACCTAAAGCTAAAGTTgtatttgttattattaaactttgaacattatattttttaattcctTTATCCATGATATCAGAaggtaaaaaattatttaatggaTAACTAATACCAAAAGTACTAAATGTAGTTAAtaagaaacaaaaaattaacattttaatcatgctaaattttgtaaaatttttttcaacacAAACTAATATATATCTTGCAGTAATAAGAATTGATGgaaatgttatattaaattgcaaaaaaaatactGTTAGATTATATAAACGagcatataaaaattgtgatGTTGGTAGGTGACTTATTGGTTGTAAAATTACAATagaataattttcaaaaaaaaataaatacattcTTAAATAACCAAAAACACAACATGAAATTAAAGCcataaaaaattgaagaaatatcataaaagtataatactTGTTTTGAGAttcatatctttttttcacaacaatataaatagcaatagtattaaaaatacaacCAAAAAAGAGATTTGAGTAGctaattgtattatttataatatccatatttattttatatgagaaaagttaaatgatattatatataaaaattattcatttatcatttgatattttatattataaaaattaataataatcatcATTTCCGGCacttataaattaaatattatttaaattttttttttaatgtttgaATTTATAAGATACTTCGTCATTTCTTGTTTAAAGacataaacattttttatcttaatgatgatattaaaaaaaaattactttttaatataaaaaaaatactataagttaagaataattataattattgtttatggtaaatgtaataaattttaataattaatgtattttactattaataaaactttaaaactttaatctttttgacatttttatatttgcaGTTAATTCAAGATTGTTTACaatattctttataatataattgaattaaaaaagtatgttTTTAGGTGAAACAATTATTCAAATATcttgtagaaaaaaaatttttttttgacataaATATGTACTATTAACTTacttaataacttttttttactgtCCATTAATAACTTGATATTTGTTGATATGATTTGTTCACTAAAAAATgtgtattttttatattcgtaattataaaagaaaaatatatctacattagaaaatttttataaaaaaataaattattataatttttttctttatattaaaatatattaatttagtataaaaaaatgataaatgaatggtaaaaaaaagataaaactgattgactataaaataaaaagttgtATATGgaaagtaaaattaattttatcgaccttaaaatttaatttaaataaatatctatGTGATAATCACAATGTCAGCCTTGGAGGTATATAAAGACatcaatttatataaactgtcatttgataaaagatatagaaaatgatttacttattattaaagttttttttaatattttgtatttttttaaatattttgtctaTTATATCAAAACAGTTAATGGTTAACAGtgcaattttaaaaaataatatttatttcaataagttgaatatttttaatcatctaaatatatatgatgaAACAAACAATAGAAGAAGAAAAAGAGCCACTTCTTCAGCACAAAGGAGACTTAGAAGAAGACTAAGAAAAAGAGTTCGTGATCTTCAAAGAGCTGGAAATTTTGCCCGAGCAAGAATTGTACGTAGAAGACTTCGAGCATCTCATGGTCCAccttaattaataaaaaaatatttaattattaaattaactgtaaatcaaaaaaatttagtaaaataattattctttaaatattttaaaatatgacatatgtttttaacaattaacattatttagtaatttaaaaaataaaaatgattattatattatatgtcAAGTTTTGATCTTGATGAATTAACTATTTAAAggtcaaataaataaaaaaaatgttaataaaataagatatatttcattttaaaaatcttaaaagataaaagttatattttaataaatattaagaaaatatgttacatttacataaaataatattatttttattaattttaatattttgtactattacaaattatattaatggaaaaaaaaattttttgaaaaaattagaaatttcGGAAACATTCTATTTATGgaaattttatgttataccaaaaaattatttattatctaaaaaagGTACAATTGTTGGAATATATTTAAGAcattgttataataatatgaataattttataatatcaattaataataattcataTCAAGAACATAATGAAGAATTTCATAAAACAATATGTAAACAatcaaattataaat
This Strongyloides ratti genome assembly S_ratti_ED321, chromosome : 2 DNA region includes the following protein-coding sequences:
- a CDS encoding 7TM GPCR, serpentine receptor class r (Str) family-containing protein; translation: MALISCCVFGYLRMYLFFFENYSIVILQPISHLPTSQFLYARLYNLTVFFLQFNITFPSILITARYILVCVEKNFTKFSMIKMLIFCFLLTTFSTFGISYPLNNFLPSDIMDKGIKKYNVQSLIITNTTLALGCSSADSKIIVSFIIVPLYFIINYTIIIYISIKYKLYINKYKNLISKQTQKLNKEFMIILILQAFTPIFLTGIPILGLITFMLIQKEDILSTNVNYIIHLLVFVPVINAFLFIAMSRKNRKEVHLILKKIIYIIKKNKSNTSIVIYTSQGIVKVPSKNSDNRVSPRYKEIYL